A segment of the Gossypium hirsutum isolate 1008001.06 chromosome D10, Gossypium_hirsutum_v2.1, whole genome shotgun sequence genome:
TACAACTTGACTGTTAGAATGAAGTGTTATTATAGAAAATGATTGTTATAGAGAGAGATGATTGTATTACAAATCCtcaacaaatattaatattaagattgtttgaattgaattggatCAACTGATTAGATCGATTGAATTAAGAACCGGTCGAGGAATTGGTGCAGAGAAATGCATTGAATCGGATGGCATAGGAATTGATATGGACTAGTAGAACAAAATGATTAAactgaatttttaatgatttatttaattaaactttatggATTATCGAATTGATAAACTGGTGGCTTGACTAATTCGATTTTTAGTTCGATTCTATTATAGGCAGCAACGAAACTAGAGAGGTAGGTAAAGGTTTTAGCCCAAAAATGAAATATTACCTCTTTagtctttttaaaaattaaaaaaatttaatttcattcaataataaaattatattttcacctttttaaaatttagaatttaattataaattctccaataacaaaaaaaattataatttaatctttaaaaatttcataatttaaattcGATACTAAAATATTCTAATTTCGGCTTGACCATAGACTAAAACTTCTAGAAGCCTTCATTAATATACACGTGTTGTTTTGTGTCGTAAATTGCATGCGTAAAATCGTTTCAGTACCTGGTTGGTtccttttttaaataattatttcttaGTTAAAACGTGAAacgcataaaaataaaaaatttaagtaaaaagagaaaaataattaaaaaaaacagtaTAAAAATGTTGAATTGTTGATAAATGTTAGGTGAGGTTGGGAATATCAAAATTGATGTACGCTTACGTTCAATTTCAATTTGTTGACATTTCTAATTGCAAATTCatgggttttttttatattagtaatacaaaaaaataattacgaaaatcaaatgaaaaattaattatttatgagaataaatcatttaaacagTAAAAAATGGTATCGTTAATCTACCAAGTGGTAttacttataaaaaataatattttaataaaaataaatttaaaaaaataaaaaagttaatttgaaaAATGTGACGTCAAAAATGTTAAACggcatccctttttcatctttttaatataaattgtgCACTTTTCATctaataatttcatatttagtttttattgaaatctgataaagggaattAAAAAATAGGAATGGGGGGAAGAGCGTGTGTGTAAGGCTGTGCGTTGTGACCCCACACGCAGCCCACTATCGCCGACCATTGCCTTTGTCTTTTTATAACGTGCCACCGCCCTTTGCCCCCAACCTCGCCTTACCTTTTTCCCATCACTTGCTTCCTTCctaatcctttttttttaaagataaattatATCTAACGTGATtaaattattgataaatttatattttagtcatttaactttaaaattaaaaactctctttttcattttattttatagtttaatttttttcataaaataactttaaaCGTTGcgaatatttaaattaaaattcaaataattttcttCTCCGATTTCTAATACTGATCATCAGATCAATTTAGATCTAAGTTATGTCTTCCCACTCACCGGCGGGTACTAATCTACCGTATAAGCATCTAATCGTTGCTTAGAATTTACTAACCGGACTTTGCTTAACAATTCAgtgatttaaataatattatttgaatagtttattaaattaaataaaaacttttaaatagttcagtgatcattttataatttttttaaaagtaagtgatcaaaacataaacttattaattGTTGAGTGTAATTTACATTTTGTTTTATAatcatcatattttctttgaattaCGTACATTTAGTTCATTGAAGGTATATGAATACATCTCATATGGTCATTGGCATAATATACAATATTCCAAATATTTTAGTAAAGCAAAAATtctattaaactaaaacaaagggGTCGCAAAACTCAAACACCGGTTATCTTAATTTAGTGCAAGTCAGAATCTAGTTCTTATCTCAACCTTATTCAAATTTGGTGACACTGCCACCCCCACTACAATCCCACACCAAAGCTAATAATAatcttttatataaatataaaactacTTTTCTGGTTTTCTTTCACAGCTCAATTTCCCCAGTTTCTAGGGGAACCAGAACCCACCCTTTGAACATGGTTCAAAGAAAGGTGACCAACAAGCTTGAAATTGGTATCCAAGCTGATCATCATATTGATGGCAAGAACAAAGGGActgatttgaagaaaaaaatgaacAAGTGCAGATCAATCAAGTTATCAGATATGAAGGAGGGCCTAAGATCATCATCACCTTTGGTTTCAAGGAAAACTATTTCTCCGCCTGTtaaaccaccaccaccaccaccacctcacAACAACAGCAGGTCTATCATCAAAGGAGCTAGCAGTGGATCACCAAACTACATGAAGTCCACCAGCAGTTCAGAGGCTAAAAAAGAGACCTCCGCCAGCAGTCAGGTGAGTTCTCGTAGGAAAAGTTCGGCTTCCGGTTTAACAAGAACGTCTAGTTTGAAGTTAACAAAAACTCCTAGTTTCAAACCTGTTAGAGCTTCCACCAAAAAGTGTTCCAAGGTTGCTTTGCGTTCAGATATGAATGTACAGAAAGCTACATGTTCTTCAACTTTAAAGGATTCGAAGTTTCCAGCTTATCTTATGCTTAATCCTGGTGGAACCGAGTATGAAGGAACTTCGATTGTGAAGGTTTGTTCATATGCTTATTGTTCACTCAATGGTCATCATCATGCTCCTTTGCCTCCATTGAAATGTTTCTTGAAAGCAAGAAGACGTTCAATGAAAGTACAAAGAAGCATGAAGGTGGAAGCTTTGAGCCCAAGAAAGGCTTATGGTGATGGAACAGAGGAATTGAACTCCTCCATGGACTTTTTTGTTGAAATATATGGCAAAAGCAAAGGTGAGGATAGTTCTGAATGTGGCAATGAAACAGCTCCAGAGCCTGAAACTGAGTCACGAGGTTCACTAAACGCTAAGATTGGTTTTGGTGAAAATGTTGAACATGGCAGTGAAGTTGTTTCTCAAGTAGATACCAGCGAGAACGAAGAGTTTCGAGGGATTTCGGCTAAAGAAGAATCCTCTCCATGGAGTTTTAATGATGGGGACAAGCAGGAAGGTGTTTCGAGCGCTGATATGGACGATACCATGTTTGAAGTTATTGATTTGGAGTGGGATGAATGGCCATTTTCTGCTTCACAGTCCGGCGATGAAGCCTGTTCTGCAATAGAATCCGATACGAGCATCGAGGATTCATCGGAAACCGTTAGGAATGACATGACAGAGGAGGGTGTGACCGACAATAATGAATGTACAAACGACATTGATACATGTAGCCAGGTATCTGAAACCTTATGTTATGACCAAGTTTTGGCTACTACCATGGATGAAGAACATGGGGAACCAACATCAGGCAAGGAGGAAATGTTGGAGAATGGAGTTCCTGCAACAATTAATGAGGTTTCTGAAGTAGATTCTACATTTGAAGTTCCAAGTAGAGAAATTCGAGACAAAACCGGGAACATAGATGTTGCCGGATTGTTGGTTGAAGCTAATGATGCTATAGATCAGACCCTAGAGGAACATGAAGATGCTGCAGATGGGGACACTAGGCACAAGCCAAGAAGCAAAGCTATTGTAAATGAAGAACTACCCGAAAAGCACACCACTAAATGGACGATTGGACATGGAAGACACGACGAAAACAACAACGAATTGAAGACATTCAACCCGAGAGAACCGAATTTCCTATCTGTTGTTCCAGAGACGGATAAAGAAAAAGTTGATCTAAGGCATCAAATGATGGAAGAAAGGAGAAATGCAGAGGAATGGATGTTAGATCATGCACTTCAACAGGCAGTAACCAAGCTTGGACCAGCTAAAAAAAAGAAAGTGGCATTACTTGTTGAAGCTTTTGAAACAGTCTTACCATTGCCTATAACTAAATGTGAAACTCATTTAAGGCATCATACTTCAACAGGATTTGCTCATAGCCATGGTAGAACCATTCAAGCTTGTAACTGATAGACTGTTCTATTACATGTTATTAGTTTGGTTTTTTAGTTTGTATTTGTGGGTGAGAATTATGTCTGCTGTTATGTACTCGTAATGGTGGCACtaaagtttatgttttaaatatttaatgcaTCAATGTTTTTTACATGTATGTTTGAGGTATAAGAATTTTAATTATTCTTAGAATAGTGATCATGCTAAACTAATAGTAGATACACATGGGATGCATGGATGCCAAAAATGTTTGCTTTTTCCACAACATTATTGTGTATATACATGTGTATGTATACAATGTTGTTCATTGTTTCCACTTACAATGACGGGTTGTTTGTCGTGTGTTGTATGTGAAAAGTAGGTAATTCTCCACGTATAAGTTTTCTCGTCTTAATTTAGTTTACACTcaatattttcttaatatttttaaatagatatatttgtttaacatttaaaatttgattgtgatttaaatgtatatatttttaattccacGTCTAAAATTgggaaaaattgttaagttttaGGAGTAGTGTGGACAATTTCTTTTTTAGGAATTAGGTTAAAGAAAATGTAACTTCCAGCACTCACAACACATGTGAACCAAATTGCTTGCATTACTAAAATAGCTGAAACTTTGATGCCTGTCTGTCTATTTATCCATCAAACAAGTGGACTAGTAAATGCAAACTCAAGCAATATTTTTTCTCCTCTCTAATGGGGATTTCAAGGACAAGAAGATCAGACTCTCTTATTGCTCTTAGCTTTCTCACTATTTCCTTTCTATGTTTAGAAAATGCCAATGGTTGTTGCAATGTATACAAAGGTAAGTGGGTGTATGACAGCTCCTATCCTCTCTACGATACATCAGCCTGTCCTTTCATCCACAAGGAGTTTAATTGCCTCAAGTATGGCCGCCCTGATCATCTTTACCTTAAATATAGATGGCAACCAAGCAAGTGTAATTTGCCAAGGTACATATCTCTCACCGCCCTCAAAGTTTGATCTGCATGGCTATTAGCTTAATGGAACAAATGACAGGTTTGATGGGACGCATTTGTTGAGGAGATTAAAGGGCAAGAAGATAATGTTTATTGGGGACTCCATAAGTATAAACCAATGGCAATCTCTGTTATGCATGCTTCACGCTGCAGTGCCTACTACATCTGGTATAATCACACAAGACTTGCATAATCACACTGTTTCCACTGTTACTTTCAAGGTAATCAATTTATTCTATACAGACATACACAAATACATGTATGTATAGGTAACTAACTATGGTCTATGTATATGGTGGACTAAAACTTTCAGCATTATAAGGTATCCGTGATGCTATTTCGTTCGTTGTACTTAGTAGACGTTGATAAGGAAACAATTGGCAGGGTTCTGAAATTGAATTCTGTAAGGAATGGAAAACTATGGAAAGAAATTGATGTTTTGATATTCAACACTTGGCATTGGTGGCACCGTAGAGGACTGAAGCAACAGTATGAGCTCTACAAAAATAAGTATAATCTGATTAACTGATGACTTTTAGTAAGAGCTAAAGATCTGTAATTGTTAACTGCAGATGGGATTATGTGCAATTTGATGGGAAGATTCGTAAGGACATTGATCGCACGGTTGCTTTTCGTACAGCTTTGAGAACATGGGCTAAATGGGTTGATTCAGATGTGGATACCAATAGGACTAAAGTTATATTTCAAGGAATTTCCCCTTCTCACTACAAGTGAGCTTTTTCCCTGTTGCGATCTCTTTGTTCTGTATCGGCCTTCCGAGTAACATGATTACTAGTCTCTTGTTTATGCATGTATCAGTGGCATAGATTGGAATGAGCCAGGAGTAAGGAATTGTTCAAGGCAGACGACACCATTCAAGGGATCGATTTATCCAACTGGTTTGCCTCTGGCAGAGTACGTAGTTAAAGAGGTCATAAGGAACATCAAGAAGCCTGTTCATTTGCTTGATATTACAATGCTCTCTCAATTACGAAAAGATGCACATCCTAGCACTTACAATGACTTCAACGGCATGGATTGCACCCACTGGTGCGTGGCCGGCCTCCCCGATACATGGAATCTACTTCTGTATGCAGCCCTCATCAAATAGCAGAGAAATTTGGTTCAGGCACTAGCCACCCAACATATATGTGGTCtccttaaattatttattttgcttaCTCAAAAAAGatcataagattatatattgaaaatataataaatttgttttactTCTGTTTGCAGTTCTCAATTATGCATGTGATGTAATTCAATTATTTATGGCATTGGTTTGTTTTCTTCTTGCTTTAGAGTGTTTCTCCTATTGCCTAAAAAAAGAGAATTGGTGATATTATCATTGTGAGGATGAATATGAGAATCCTGAGATTGAAGAGATATTAGCTTCAACTTTTCATCAAAATactgaaataagtacataatatTCTTTATAGAGAGAACAAAAAAAGATGAAACAAGCACACCCAAAATGAGTAGCAATCTTAGTTAAATCGTCTAATCCCCCAAGCTGATACAAAAATACCAGCAAAAAGTATAATGTGGCTGAAATGCATCCATAAAACTGGGGTCAACCTTACTACAAaaagttttcatgtttgtaattCCCAGTGCCAAACATGATGCACTTCAAAATCAACACTTAGGTTATAATGTGAAATGCAACAGTTCAATAGTGGATTTGCAAAAACTGAATAAAGGAAAGTGGACGCCCCCATACTCCAATAGAGCAACTCAACCTACAATGAAAAAGGCATTTCCATAGTCACTTTGTAAAGCATTAGTTAAAGCCATGATGAAAATAGAAGAGTAAAATACCATTtggtttgaattgaaatgaaactGAGCTTGTCTCACACGGACCCCAACTGATCAGTAACCTCGACCGCTTGAGAATTTTGAACATTCTGTACGTGCGTGATCAAAAGAAACAATTATAAAGAAAGGTAAAACCAACGTTTTCAAAAGTTAAACACTTTAAAATGATTGGTACCATTTCATCGAACATATGTTTTATGCTAGTGTTAAGATCGCCTTCCCACTGCAGTTCACCGTCCTCATCTCCTGTTAAGTTCGCTGGTTCCAGCCTTGGTGTGCTTAACTCTCCTTGACAGAAATTCTTCATTTTGGGGCACTTTTTCACCTTCACGGTTTCCAAGACTGGGAACTCCAACAAGTGATGCGCCAAGGAAAAGCTTGCTAGACTTGGCAGACAACTTAGTTTCAAATACTTCAGTTTGGGGAAAACAATGTTGCCTTGTATTTCTTCACCCTCACATGCTATGATTTCTTGTATCATCTCACAATCATCTATGCTCAGGCTTTCTAGTAGCGTCAGGCTCTTTGCTGTCGCGCATGCCATTAGATTGATGAATCCATGGCATCTTGAAACTTCCATACTTAATAGATTTTTGAAAGACAACAAAAATGGCTCTAAAGTCTTTAACGTTAGCTCTGGAAGTTGAGACAACCTTAAGGCCTCTAACTGATCGCATGCCGATGCGTGCCTTTCCTCATTGATGAGTCCTTCAAACAAAGTCTTTAATGTCAACTCTGGAAGTTCAGACAAGCTTAATTCCTTTAACTGAGAGAACGCTGATGTATCTATTTCATTGTGGAAGAGTCCTTCAGACCGGACTAATTCAGAAATGGAAGCATTGTTTATAACAAGCTTCTGAAGGTTTGGTAGTGAGCGAATGAAGGAATATGGAAGAGTAGTGGATGTCTCAGGAAAGAATTGGAGGTTAAGAAGTTCGAGGTTTGGGAAACACAATGAGAGTTGTCCATCACATATCCCCTTCATCATATCACTCGTCGTCAGTGTTAAATCTTGTAAAACAGGGAAAGTGTCCTGGACACCAACAAATATATTAAACATGGATTAAAGAGTTTTAAATTTAAGTAAGAGAGAAGGTGAGAATATTAGTTAGTTAAAAAGGCAATTTATAGGTAATCTCATTTGATTGGATATAATCTCGAGTAATGAACATGGAATATCAACTATCAGTGAGCATACCTCATTGACGCAAAACAAGGGTTGTTGGTTTGAGATTTGAACCTCACCAAATATCTGTGCTTTGGGGCATTCAATAACGTCCATTTGTTTCAAGGATGGCCATTGGCTGGTATGCATCCTAGAGAAGAAACTTTTCAATCTCGGCAACTTGGTCGTCACTGTTTCTGCCATAGTAGACCGAGTAGCTGATGTTGACTGTGACTCATTAGCAATGAGTCCTTGCAGCTCAATTATTTCTTCTAACGAATCACAATTCTGAATCCGCAACTTCTCCAGACGAGGGAAAACAACCTAATAAACCATTTGATAGGGTTAATAACtgaaaaatgttgaaatgaaaaaaattaatgaaagaaGTAAAAGGAGAAGACTGGTaaagtaaaagaagaagaaatgaccTTTTCATTGAGGACAGCAGAGTCATTTGTTTGTGTAGGTTGGTGAATTTGAGGTTCATCTCCACATACAGATTTAGAGATGAAAGTTTTCAGCAGAGGACATTTTTTTAGCGTTAGCTCTTTTAAGCATGGGAATTCAGAGTAATTTTGAAAGCAGAAATTTGTGAGTTTGGGAAGGTCTCCCAGTGACAGCAACTCTAGTTTAGAGAAAATCGTATGATTCCTCCATTGATCTTCTGCACCCAATCCATCCGTGAAGATTACTTGTTCCATCACATTACAGTCTTTAATTTCAAGACGTTGGAGCATGACAAGATCTTTTAGTAAGAAAGACGGAAACAGGTACTTCAAATTGTGACACCCTTCCACCTGTAAGTGTTTGAGAGATGAGGAAGATGGGTGGTGCCATATCTCATGAATGTTAATGGAGGACAAAGTCAGATACTCCAAATTGGGAATGACAACCTGCAGACATATATAAATGTCATAATAAGATAACATAACTCTTCCTTCTTTACATACAAatacaaattcaatcaaaatgaGAAGAAGAAATGATAAATTGTAGAGAAAATTGAAACATGGACTGAGTTAAGTGATAAAATGTAGAGCTGCATAAATCTAACATCATTCAACCGCCTTTCTTTTTCTATCCTTAAATTACACTTTCATTATcatttacattatttatttttcatttacgcttttattttatttcactaaTTAATTAACAGAAAAATCAGCAATTTTCACTTCTTCATTCATTCTTTAATTATGGTTTGAAGGTTTTTTTTATTGctgtaaaataattaatatattttaattatgtttaataattttaataatattactttatattaattacatgaaataaaaatacactATATTTGtcacatatttatttattaaaaggcTTAATAAGACATTTGATATCtgaacttgacactttttcttaatttagtatctaagttttttttttatgtctAATTTGATATCTAAACTTGTTAAACATTATACAAATTACTCCATTATACTAATCGTGTTATTCCTCAATATGATACTtatgttttttctttctattctTATAATCAATCAACCAGTTTACCTCGAAACCGTTACGAAAAATGATGTGGCACTAAAAGACCAATTCGCCATTAACCTGTGGCATTTCTTATAAGAGTCTCACACCCAATAACAATTTGACACATggtaacattataaaaatatatttttaaatttttaaaaataatattttttaaattcattaatatttgaaaaataaaaatataatatatattttttgaaaaatagaattaatttttttgttaaattaaagttaattaacatttttttaattaggtCCTAAAGTATCAAGTTTAGGtattaaattagaaaaagaaagagtcaaatttaggtaccaaatgttatattaaacttatttaaaaaatataattatttattttacaatttattaaaattaaaacaagtgGTTAAGTGTAATGGTAAGGTACGTTGCACTCCCAAAAGAAGGAACTAGGTTTGAACTTTAGAGATGACATTATTAAGAAGGTAGCCATGAATCCGGAACATAAACCATAAAACGGatataaaaattaccaaaaaagaaATTACTAGCTTCTCTAATGTTAAGTGATTTTAcctatttaacaattttttaaataatatattttgaattattgtAATTACTGTAAAATAATATTCATTATCCAAgctattgaatataattaaaatatttaataatataaatgatattataataaattttgaaatcacaattaaaatatttttattatattcaatGTTTTACTTCCTATAATTAATATAAAGCAACATAATTCAGAATAATAACACATATCATTCacgtttaataaaaaaaatttcctaatCGCCATTAAAGCATTCGtacaaattataaagtattgatGTATTATAAATTAACTTGACAGTAAGTGTATATTTAAGATGACTAAAAAGGCATGGAAAAGGGCCGTGAAAAGATTTTGTTTGATATTCTTCATACTCAACAACCTTATTCATTTCTATCTTTTATGCTATCAATTCCCCCACTATTTATCTAATACATTCTCATCATATATGGATTCTCATCAATTCATCAAATAGAAGGAGAGAAGATATGAATTATTTAGTGCACATAAATATTGAATATCAAACTCACCTTGTCGCAGAATAAAGTTGTAGTGTTATCTCCCACGCCTTGCTCGCCAATCACTTTTTCACTCTCTcttgaaattgaagaagaaaatgccGTCATTTTTGGACACCGAACTATCCTAATACCActtaactttggaaattcaagagCTCGACTTCCCAAATAAAAATTTGTCAAGTTGGAACACGCCTTTATTTCTACAGAGGAGAGCTTAGGAAATGTGAACTCATGTGTTGTTGCTTCCTCCTCGTCTTCCCTAATCACTTGTTCCATTGTATCGCATTCTTGTACGTTTATCCTTTCCAATTGCTTGAGGCTCAAAAGCATAGACGAGGTAAAAATGTACTTCAAGCTGCTACatttataaaactttattttgcCAAGGAATGTCAATTCCAAAACTGCTCGAGGGCTTTTTTTCCATATTTCTATCAACTCGGGAAACGTGTCAGAGATGGTCAAAACACCTAGGTAAAGGCATCCAAcctaaaacaacaaattcctCCATATTAGTACattcataattcaaaaataaacacTCTTTGTTAGTTATTCAACAATGAAAGAATAGGAAAGAAAATCGAGCACTAACATTCATTGTATCAGGACAAGGAAGCTAGATAGCATTATGAATTAACTCCGTACCTTTTCCATGTACAACTGTTGTATGGTGGTATTCAAGTCACCTGCCCAACACCTATTCATGTAGAGACTACCCTTTTTTACACTTTGTAATTGTGGGGTGCTTAAAACTCCCTCAGAAAAGATCTTCAATTTAGGACACCCTTCCACAACTACTTCTTCCAAACAAAGAAAGTTGAAGGTGTAACTTCCAGGACAAAAGCTTGTGAGGCTCTCTAAATTGCTTAGTTGTAAACATTTCAAGTTACGAACCACAATCGTTTGATGGTAGTCTCCCTCGTTTGCCACTATTTCTGTCATTTTAGTGCAGTTGCTTACCTCCATTGTTGTTAATTGCACAAGACTCTCAACTATTAAGGGTGTAGCTAAGTTTGCCATCATTGcgcaatttgacacctttaaagTTGTGagatttttaaaagataatgatgAGGCTCCAAGATTTATCAAATCATCacaattcttaattgtgagtGTCTGGAGGTTAGAAAGAATATGGCCAAGCTCCGAATCTTTCTTCCATATATGCTTAAGATTTTTGGAAGAAGTCAATTGCAGATTTTTTATTGGTGAGGGAGTCCCAACATCTCCCTCACAAGGGACTACATGTTTGAAATCAAAATTATCAAACTCGAGACTTTTCAGATTGTAGAATCTTCGGAGgaaaaagaatataaaaggaGATCCACCATGATGCCCTTTAAGAACTTTAATGTGGGGAAACAAGTTCGGTGGAAACTGGCCCACATCACCAACAAGATCTCGTAACCGAAGTTGTTCTAGATTGGGAATGATCTAGGAAACCAGTTAAACATAAACAAATCAAGCTCAATGTTTGAGTAATaggattttatttaaaatttttaagaaaacagAACACCTTATGAATGAAAACTgataaaaaacacacacacacaactTGAAAGTCGATTGAAGAATAACAAGTTTGAATAAAAAAGGATAAGCAATCATTGTttctgattttaaaaaaataggaagAATAATgtaacttaaaaatataataattcatGACAGTTGTACTTCCTTAATTGCTTTCAAAACAATAACCTCTTCTCTAACCCACTTTCCATCTTACATTTTTCTATGGTTAAATGCTTAGATTAGAGTCCAATTTTTTAGGGTTGCTCATAGGCctaacatttataaaaatat
Coding sequences within it:
- the LOC107931790 gene encoding calmodulin binding protein PICBP, with translation MVQRKVTNKLEIGIQADHHIDGKNKGTDLKKKMNKCRSIKLSDMKEGLRSSSPLVSRKTISPPVKPPPPPPPHNNSRSIIKGASSGSPNYMKSTSSSEAKKETSASSQVSSRRKSSASGLTRTSSLKLTKTPSFKPVRASTKKCSKVALRSDMNVQKATCSSTLKDSKFPAYLMLNPGGTEYEGTSIVKVCSYAYCSLNGHHHAPLPPLKCFLKARRRSMKVQRSMKVEALSPRKAYGDGTEELNSSMDFFVEIYGKSKGEDSSECGNETAPEPETESRGSLNAKIGFGENVEHGSEVVSQVDTSENEEFRGISAKEESSPWSFNDGDKQEGVSSADMDDTMFEVIDLEWDEWPFSASQSGDEACSAIESDTSIEDSSETVRNDMTEEGVTDNNECTNDIDTCSQVSETLCYDQVLATTMDEEHGEPTSGKEEMLENGVPATINEVSEVDSTFEVPSREIRDKTGNIDVAGLLVEANDAIDQTLEEHEDAADGDTRHKPRSKAIVNEELPEKHTTKWTIGHGRHDENNNELKTFNPREPNFLSVVPETDKEKVDLRHQMMEERRNAEEWMLDHALQQAVTKLGPAKKKKVALLVEAFETVLPLPITKCETHLRHHTSTGFAHSHGRTIQACN
- the LOC107931796 gene encoding protein trichome birefringence-like 39, which produces MGISRTRRSDSLIALSFLTISFLCLENANGCCNVYKGKWVYDSSYPLYDTSACPFIHKEFNCLKYGRPDHLYLKYRWQPSKCNLPRFDGTHLLRRLKGKKIMFIGDSISINQWQSLLCMLHAAVPTTSGIITQDLHNHTVSTVTFKHYKVSVMLFRSLYLVDVDKETIGRVLKLNSVRNGKLWKEIDVLIFNTWHWWHRRGLKQQWDYVQFDGKIRKDIDRTVAFRTALRTWAKWVDSDVDTNRTKVIFQGISPSHYNGIDWNEPGVRNCSRQTTPFKGSIYPTGLPLAEYVVKEVIRNIKKPVHLLDITMLSQLRKDAHPSTYNDFNGMDCTHWCVAGLPDTWNLLLYAALIK